The Aedes aegypti strain LVP_AGWG chromosome 1, AaegL5.0 Primary Assembly, whole genome shotgun sequence sequence AAAAAGGTATAAACAAACaatcaattaaataaaaaacttAATCACATTTATTTAACCAATAATGGTAGCATCGAACAGCAGACATCCGATCACGCTGTTGTCATCGGCGCGCAGACCGACCTCAACCTGGACGGTGACTCCGGTCAGAGCCAGCGCCTGGCCTTCATGGTCCAGGGTGTAGTCGAAGGTTTGTCCGGCCGAAACTGGGCAAGTTCCAGGGGCGGTTCCGACGGCGCAAGCATCCTCCAGTCCATCGGGCATCGGGAAGGGGATCTGCAGACCGGCCAGGCGGATCACGATGTACGAGGACATTCCGTTGGTGGCCACTGGGCTGGTGATTCCGCGGGCTACGGCATGGATGGGGGCTCCATTCTGGATCGGGCAGGGAGAGCTCGTGCATCCGTTGATGTCCACCGACTGGGGCAGACCAGCTCCGTTGGGGCCTGATGGGGAAAAGAAGGAAGTGGTTAGTGAAGTAATCGACCTGATAAGCTGGATCAAGTGCTACGTACACTGTCGGACTGGGGTCTGAGCCAGGATGGCTGGGACCAGAGCGGCGATCAGGAggaacttgaacattttgactGTTGGGTGCTACCGTTATCGAGACTGAAGCAAGACTAAGTTCCGATAAGTGACCGATTCTTCTTTTATAGAGACGCTTAGTTGCAAATCGAACGCTAATGGCAAAATATCCGATAGAAAATAGACGTACGGAGTGACGGATTCGATAAGATAACGAAACTCTGCGTCGTAAGAGGTTTGACATGTGCGCAACAATGGGCATTAAGATTTGGCGATACTCCCGGTAGGTGGTCGTTATAAAATATCGCAATTACATCAATCAACAGTTGCACTTTCATCTTTTGGAAGCGGGAATTCTCACCATAAAAGCTTCAGTACGTCACTGATAGTGAGCTCGGGCGGTGAGTGTTCGCTAGAAATGGTGGATCTAACTGGAAATTTGTGGAACCCGAGCTGTTTTTGATATGGAACCTTAACGTCAATAAGCTATTTATTTGAGtgaattccacaaaaaaagcatAAAGAGCTTTCTCTATATCCATCAGAAGTTAATACGATAATATTTGGAGCTTAGGGTATTGCACAATTTGAGAATTTCTCATAATGATTTCAAACATAAACAATGTCTTGGACTTTAAGCCTTGAAAACGAGGTTTGATTTGTATCCCTTAGAACCAGAGGATATATATCAGTCATGCACGAATGTTAGATATAATATTAGAGACGTCTTATATGTTTCTTATTCTGTTCGTATGAGCCACTGCGACTATTATTTTGATCTACTGTGAAATTACCCGTATCATCAGTGTCATGACACATTACTCCATTGTAATTGATGGGTAATGAAGTATCAATTTCTGAACAGTTCGCGACATTGACATTAGACATTGATGGGAAAATCGAATGTGACGAAAAGATCCCACCacttacacccttcatagagacttacatctcagcgaaggcacGCCTCTtatcaaacataatcgatttgaTTATTCTAATGAACTGATATTTGAGCATGCGACGGAAATCTAGTGCCATTCTTGTTTCGATTTTAGGTTAGTCCCAGAAAACTATAAAAAAGAGTCTTTgtactagcagcaaaaccgaatcaagctagaaaatttgtttagtaataaGCAGCAATATTTAGGGTCCGGTGCCAATTGTTGAAGGTTCTAatataaagtgaccagacgtcccgctaTTCGCGGGACAGTCCcgcattttgaatatttgtccCGCGCTGAAAAGTGTCCCGCGAAATGTGTCGCGCATTTCACTCAAATCATGAAAATGTCCATCAGTTCTAGGGAAGTCATTACGAATGACTATTTTGCTGctatcaaatgatttttttggtttgtCTCTATAAGGCTCTAAGCCTTCTCTTTCCAGCAACAAGATCAAATGgaatttgttgtttgttgttttcatacggaaacggtTTCTGTATGAAAACAATCCATTTATGCTCTGTTGCGGGAAAGAGAAGAgtgatcaaacgtcaaattgCCTTATTTTTAATTAGAATTGCATTGCAAAAAGATATACAGTGGAGGACCAAAATCCTTACAGgttcaaaatccgtacacttcatataaatagtaggcgttttgtatgaagtggACGTATtcagattcatttcttaggtgtgCGGATTTCGTTCCCTCACGGTACACGCCCATTCAAATtactcaaaagagagtaactttgactcacttttgaaggttcaagttagctgtcaaaagttAGTAACtctattttatcaaagtgagtaactttttactcactcatgaaagaaaatgaccttactcacttttgagtaaaatcaaacatatttgactcactttgtaaacgtcaaagaTTTGTCAAAATTTCGGCTTCTAAGTTTAGGAGTAAACATCGCTGTTAAACAACTGCCTGAGAACGAATCATTGCACGGTGAcatcatcagaaaatcgctctctttccctcctccgggaaatctgaaaacaacggtgccacagtagcgtagctagggggtgcggcccgcaccgggccccggattcttacactgaggcaaaaaaaacttaataatttcttaaggaataattatgatttggcgccacaacgattattgttgaaatttttaagtttaacTTATGATattggtgaagaatttcagtaataaCCCAGTAtcaacccagtgaaccacgtatcgtataagaatgtgcatcctaaatcacatattcatgcgtccaaaattagaatcgcacaagatgccaaattaaactttatcaatgtcaatacaagttgtatataaatccccaatacgatccattaacgacaatctgtgttgacaacaaaacatgtcgtaaatagtgcaacatagaatcacgtTATGCTAtttaaactgacagatcatatatcaattcAGAAAGCAttgtatgaaatcgcaataatatatcaaaaattgccacccaaacattgtatctgctgacgatgggtctcaaagaacaacaaagtatgcgtcgctgtacatgaaacatgtattaatattggcaaataatcactaaCCGAACATgtaacccttggtggtacagtggtaaggtgtctagaggtcccgcgttcgagactagctggaaactttttttttaaatttccatccaaattttgtggcatcgtatatctgatcgcagaaagtctgaaaaagtcgtgccaagtacgtatATAGGGCCCTATTATGGATATCACTTTCACGTTCACTTACACTTCACCCTTCAATCACTTCACTTGTTTTGGTCTATTCCCGTTGTCACGGACGGTGAAGTGATTGAAAATGAACTCAGTGGAGTGACAACTGCAGTGTAGTGGTATTCATAATCGCAATGTTTATAGTGCAACATCGGAAGCCACAAACTGTCACTTGCTGCGTTCGTTGTTCTTTCTTACATATGAAAGTAGAAGAGTATTCATTACTTATTTGCTTAATTGTTGCTAAAAAGGTGGGATAGTTCAGTTTTTGTTTCAATCATGAGCGTGGAACTTTGGTTTGATACTGACAGTGAAGACGACGAGGAGTATGCCAATCTTGCCGTAGAACGTAGGCGTATAAGGGATTACTCTAATCCACTAGATCAAACAGAAAAATCGTAAGTTTATTTCTCGAATATATATTGATCGACATCTATGTTTAATGGCATATTTCTTAGTTTTGTCAAATTGTTTAGAGTGTCAAAAGACATTTTTTCACTCCTGCTGGAAATCATTGATACGAAACTGAAACCATCTAGTCATTCAACTGCAGTTTCTCCATTGATTATGCTAGCGGCTTCTTTGAGGTTCTTTTCCGAAGGAAGTTAACAGAGGGGTGTTGGAAATTATCGATATGTTGGATTGGCGCAACCTACGATGTCAAAAGTATTGCAGTTAGTTTTGGACATACTTGAGAAGGAAATATGCCCCGTCGAAATCGTTTTCCCAACCGACGAACGTGAAAAGCATATCATAAAACAGGGCTTTTACGAACAAACGGGATTTCCAGGAGTCATCCGTTGCGTAGACCGAACCCATGTGAGCATAATAGCTCCAACTCATGACAAACACCTATTTTACAACCGAAAAGGGTTCTACAGTCTAAATGTTATGTTGGTAAGTTGTAAAACTTAAACAGCAGTTCATTGAATTAACTCATACATTATTATTGCAGGTATGTGATCACAATCTGTTGATCCGATATGTGGACGCCAATCACCCGGGTTCCTCTCACGATTCATTTGTTTGGAATGGAATTGTACTAAATCAATTATTGCAACAGGAATATACAAACGGAGAGAGAAACTCTTGGTTACTTGGTAAAAATGTAACTTAAGTCATATTGCATTTATGttgaaatgcaaattttcatTGCAGGTGACGCTGGCTACCCCCTAACACCATTTCTGATTACACCTCTTCGTACTGGAGAACAAACCGATGAACGACAGACAAGATTCAACGGAATACATTCTAAGACCAGGATTACTGTGGAAAGATCAATCGGAGTGTTTAAGAATACTTTCAGATGTATGTTGAAAGAACGACAGTTGCATTACCAGCCGGAAAAAGCAACTCAAATCATCAACGTGTGTGTTGCGCTACATAACCTCAGAATCAGATATAAAATGGATTTGGATGAACCGGAGCTGAATGACGAAGCGGATGAGGATTTTGTAGATATTGACGCGAATTATGAAAATGCAATTAGAATCAGGGAAGAAATCATGGATAATATTCTGTAAATGATTAAAGTCATAACATAAATCTGCACTTGGAAACTAGATCCACAGACAAGCAAATGTAACCCAAAAGAAGTCTCAATAAATGTAAACGAAAATTTTATTTctcagttttaaaattaattttacttaaaaaaacagaaagtttaaaatatcttcaaaacaaagaCGTCTTGTATTACACTACAAGAAACCACGTTTCGGTTAACATTCTGAAAAACTTAAAGGTTTATACATGTACGATTTCTACTCTGACTTCAGCAGCGGTTGAATTTCGACGCTATCGAAGTTCCACAGGATCGAGCAGCTATTCAAATCATGGCCCTCATATCTCTTCGTTGGAACAACATGTGTCGTAACGCTTTTCAGTTTGTTCGGTAGTTGCCCGTCCCATCTTGAAATCCAGTTTCTGCTTTTTATAATCCAGCATTTGCAATTTTAACTGTAGTTGTTTGCATCGCAGCTCTTGTTCCTCCAAACGCATTTGCCTCTCAAATCGAAACTTTTCTTCTTccaattgaaagcgtttttcaTCCACAGCCAATTGTTTCTGATGTAGATGGATCACAGCAAGCCGTGCGtgcgggcggctgcgttttgaatttccTGTCACGTTTACTTCGGTTCCGCGTTTCGGACGGAGAAAAATAGATTCGGCTGATGGCGCTATGCCACCTTCAAAATTTGTTGTGCTCTCGTTGTTCCCAAATCCGCCGATATTCACAGGTGCAACGTAATCCGGGTTGTAGTGCTTTGTACAGTGATAAACAGCTGCAATAAAACTGGCTGATTGTGCAGTGATTTaagtgttattttttatttgcgaAGATTTTAAATATGGCTTGTGGCGTGCTAGATTTTTGCATGATTCCGTTAGTTTTACGCCAcccgaatagttttttttttcgattggagTAAGTGTGACTTTGACAACATAAGATAAAAAAGCATACGGTTGTgagattttcatcatttttaattttatgcttTCTGATAATGAGTTTTGAAAACCTGTGTTAAGTATGAAAGCCGCCTTCGATGATGATTATTGTGCTACGCAGAAATTAGTTCAAACCAAATTCAGATATGAAACCATTCAGAGGATGTCGATTCAAATTCCCAACAGATtgatattaaagtttttcaagaaaCGTGTTTTTACTCGGCGTTTCGATAAATGGacgaatttggtgagtttgttccgatttAACCGCTATTACTAATTCTGGGCTATTTCTGTAGGATGGGGTTGGGTCATTTaatcttctcgtttcagagagtgAGTAATGGCGCTCAATCCAAAGCTTCTTAGCTAGGGCACAaggtggaaatacctgtgtctcATCCCTGGACGACGAACACGCATGGactttaactttcttagcaacgtcaCTCCCAACGATGATGAAAACATTTCATTCTTACACTCAATTACAAAAAGTATACTAAACTACAcatacactaaatttcaatccggtcgcatcactcgcatatagtgaatcctagaccattTCCCTTCCCATCatccaactccttgacatctatgagggcgtcggtgagtcgctggcctttcttcaagtaggtgtcatatcatcattttcctttcctttcctcgtaacggagaagatgggcgtggccggcaatggaaatTATCATGGTTTTCGCATCTCTGACTTCCGATTGGATAACTATTTGATCCAAAATAGTTTTCTATGAGCAATTGGAATAAGTGTTGTAAAGTTTctaacatgacagttttcagtatgcaatctacgaaatactccgttaccatgcaacgcaacgcaacgcacAGCCAATCATTTCTGATGTACTGCGAAAGATTTACGTGAATACCTAGCGCAATCTGAAACATATTCCATCATCTTGTTGAGGTCATGAGTCTGTTTTTCGAGAAGAGGTTTGCGATAGTTGCGCTTCTTTATATGGCCACGGTTGATAGTAGGCCGACGATTTATTTCAGGTTCATGTTCTCGTGCTGTTCCGGTCAATATTTGATTGGCTTGTTGCTGCTGATCAGAGTGTGGTTCGTCAGGATGCGGCTGCTCAAGATTCGCAAATTCGCCTTCATCCGC is a genomic window containing:
- the LOC5579955 gene encoding mite group 2 allergen Tyr p 2: MFKFLLIAALVPAILAQTPVRQCPNGAGLPQSVDINGCTSSPCPIQNGAPIHAVARGITSPVATNGMSSYIVIRLAGLQIPFPMPDGLEDACAVGTAPGTCPVSAGQTFDYTLDHEGQALALTGVTVQVEVGLRADDNSVIGCLLFDATIIG